The DNA sequence GTGGGACCACGTGACTACAGCAAACGCCCGATTTCTGTTAGCCAAAGATCCAGGCGCTGTCGGGAAAACACGGCTGACGCACTGTTGGGATCAGCATTCTTTTAGATGCCAGCTTGTGGCAGCCTAAATTACGGCGAACAATTGCCATTTTGGCTTCACTGGTTTGGGATGACATAGTGGGAAAGGTTCTCAGTGTCGATGACTGCTGCAACGATAGTACTTGGAGTGCCTGAGAGCATTTGACGCAGGAGAAGAGCGATCAAAACGAGACAGCCGAATGTAACGCACAAGCCATCTTCCAACCACTAGAAGACGAAGCTGCTTGCTCAAGCGGTTTAAAGCTCTCCCAAACGACCAAGTGAAGATTGCCCAAGAAAAGAACATGTTGTGTTTCATACGTAAAGTACAGCACTGAGTAAGCCAGATAgactttttgcagtggctgcgctCCCACCTAGAAATATTACGATGTATTTTCGACCCCCATTCTTCGAAACTGTTATTTATATAGgttcagtattgaatgaaacaatttttaatccttagaaacaagcAGATGGTGGAATTCGCAACTAAATGAACTTCAGGGGGCTCTGTGAGGTCTGGCAACAAggaagagacgtttagagtattggtggaaagaaAGCAGGGAACGGACTGATTACGACTGGATGTATTGCATACATAGCGAGTGGTAAAATGTAGATATATCAGTATAAGATAAACATGCAAAAGCTCGACCAAGGCCCCTTGACATCGACACTGATGCTGAGTCCTTGGCATTGCCCATCAAAACAGCGCAATCTCCTGGATTTCTTGTTGTATATATTGAGCCAATTGGTTTGCTATCTCAACTGTGACTCACGCATATCGTCTCATCAAGACTGTCTTTTAGTTTTATTTTACATTTACCGTCTTCATGCGTCGCATCGGACACTTACCCTACTACTGATAACATCATACGATctgcattatttatttatcttttttctcCTGCCCACCTATTTCTAGGTCTTTTCTTCTCCATCGTCCCATTCCATAAAGAATAGCATGTAGACGAAAATACGGTCGCTAAACACTCTGCATCTCCAAGAAACAGCTTTCTCACTCCTGATTATGGACGTACACAAGCATGCTAGAAGGAGAAGCATTGAAAGCATACCTGAGTAGGTCAAGCAAGCTAATTGACAATTTGTTCACGGcccgtttcaaaggcgatgccaataaatcatcatcatcaacgtcatcatcatcatcatcattatcataatcagaATGTGCATTATGGTGTATGCACCGAGGTCTCCGCATTCCTGCTACCGCTCTGGTTGATTATTTTTATGCAGTGCGATGTCGGTTTGCGATGTTTTGTGGAAGAAAAGCGGGCAGTTGAGGCCTAGAAGATCATTTTAGGCGCATACGAGGCGTACATTGCGTAATAAGATTTAAGGGGTTGCGCTGTAGATGCCAACATCCGCCCGACAGCGGAGCCCCATAACATGTTGGTGAAAATCATCGATCTATTCCGGGACCTATTGGTTGTGCAGGTGAAGTAGTCGTGTGCTGGAGAATTGCCGGAACAATGTAAGCCCGTTTATGCTGTTTTCATTCACTGGTAAAGTTTGGATATAGTCCCGCGTTTGGAGCTTATGAGGCAGTGGCTGGCGAAGTCGGATACTTCACGCCGTCGACGCCAGGATTGTCGATAATTGGACTCCTGTACAATTCGGCACGTTGAACGTGTCCCGTAGCAGCGCGGCAATCACCTCGATCAGTTACTGCCGCTGTGCATTGGCTTAAGTGCGCGGCGATCGaacgcttttttttcatttgttcgcTTTCTTCAGACTAAAGACGGAGCGAATTTTAAACCGAGCTTTGCACTTGATCACGAGACCTATAGAATCAGCATGTGGGACGAGGCTATGGCGAAGCATTCTCGCTACTTTCGGTTACTAAAACTTACGTATTTATTTTACGTTCAAGATATGCGCAAGTTGACTGCTGCTTTGTTTAGCTGTAGCAATAGCAGTAGGTTTCCTACTTAGTGGTTTATGTCGTACAGAACAGCGACGAGAAAAAAGGAACCGAAACAAATTCTTAAAAACATATTTGCACACCTTGTGCAGGTTCGCCTTGTGGTGCATGACCTGATCGTAACTGATTATTCCCGACTTTCTTCGTATCAGCGCCTACGGCTGCTGTCGGAACTACGGAAAAATAAAATTCTGTTTCTGTGGAAATTCATGTTAACCTATCTGTAACGGGAATCTGAAgtaatttttcatgttgctctaagGTTGAGAGATCCTGCATTTTTGCTGGCCAGAAATGTGTTCGCTTCTGAACTGACGATTTATTGCAGATGGTGATATGAGATGTAATTGCTTCGATAGTTACACCTTTTGACATGAGCTCCTACTAACTTGGACTCGGACTCGGATTCGGGTAACGTTTCCGTGTCGCAAAGAAGTCGTACTGCTGTGCCACGTCATAGATAATTTTCAAGCTGGCACGTACATGTTGTGCTTGACGACAACAATTCATCGACGTCACTCAGGACCACCTAAAACTATTCCGAGATTCGCCGATCAAACGAAAGCGGTGGCTCCACGTAACGCCCCGcatcatgggcgctataacgtaaaactattccaaacgtttctattccaattctgctatcagccctccacgattggtcaaaaatttttttcgaccccccccacttcacctgtctgtcacgcaacgtcacgaaaaccgcgatagctccccatatgatatgatatgtacacactgattatgcatgatttgaaagaaaaaagaaaagcggttaTTCCTCATTCGACCCATTTTCGCCATTAgcactcggctattggtaaaaagttttcgggctgcacccacttcacctgcctgtcacgcgacgtcacaaaaccgcacaagctcaccgcgtcaaagtgacgtgtacgcgataaagatacattaatatgccgaacaaaactgaattttcttcggaatagccgcaggatgccccgttccgaaaggaatagaagatggctaccgccgatcgctgagatgctggctactcgcacctgccggagagcatgggtgtatttgcgtataataaaacttcttgcgtggccatgtaacgttttcaagcactttcggcacgtttaccacctcattctgccaactcttcgttgctgagggtcagctttagcgtcattcttaagcttccgttgcatgccgccgcgattttcgaccagccaccacgagctaagtaagggaaagcagaccaatcgcaaacgccggcaccaccctcttcacctggttatcgattttcagtgcactggctctgccccagcggatccctctccacttcagcgttctccttgcctcttgtcagccaattggatacgacaagccgctcagtgtaggcaaggaggaaagaactttattgggtcctgaggaaccccttcccaccaactcttggtttagtggtcggcaggggtcgcgggccgcacccacgttgggacgggaagcccgtgagcctccgccctttcgtgagccctctggacggcccggagctgggccTGGTGTtcgcaatgttattcgtttttcaagtgaacaaaagtgacctcctatggatgaggagagtgtttgattggtctgtacagacaaccctatgggtaaccgcccggtgcttgcgtcggtggttacgcaaatttgacgtcaggaaattggaatagaaacatattggaatagttttacgttatagggcccatatcTGATGTAACATAGTGGCATAATGAAAGATTGAGTGCCGTGGACAGCGTAATGAAAAACGCCACAAGAACATCGGAAGCCTCAAGCACAATgatcagacaaattcatgtactatACACAATTGCTATGGCGGCTGAATGATGGCAGCAGCGTAATTCCTTCTAGTAATTGTAGGATACTCTACGACGGATACGGTGGCAAATACGCCGTTTTAGATCACTGCTTCTCGTAATTTTTTTTTGAGTTTTTGATCTGCAAGCCCGTCGCGGCAGTCTCGCGCGTATGCTCGCGATGGCAAATGGCGTTGGCTCGTAACAAATAATGTACGGAACTCGCGGAGTGATGAAATTTTGTGACCGCGTTCCACCTGATGCCTTGGAGGCTCCTTTCATCGAAGCAGGTGTTGTGTACCCATAAAACAAATGCACGTATGACTGAGCGCCCACGTTGAGTCCTATTTTTTACCAAGCTCAAACAAATTTCCCCGCCACATTACCATACTGCCATtttgcgtgtccatgatacctcCATAGAAATGCAATATTCTATGCAGTGCTCATTGTGCACCGCGCGTGTATTATACAGAAGACGACAGTGTTAACTGTAACAAGAAGTCCAATATAGGATAACATTCCGGTATTCAAATGCCACTTTGATAGAATCAGGTCCCTATTGGTGTTAATGGCAGAGATTTCTTGACCTTAGTTATCTTGCGCTAGCGTGTACTCGGCAACGTCATATGCCATTCATATGTTAGAATTTCTTTTATTATACGGCGCAATTGAATTGCATTTTAAACATCTTGTGCTTAATTATGGATCTTCATGTATAAAGACACGCACAAAAGCGCACACAATTCATAAATCTATAAATAAATTTGGGCTCACCGAAACACAAGTTCAAGTGTAATTTATTACAGGCAGCAAACTGATTCCAGAGTATGAGGTCGCTTTATGAGGCACACAACAATAACCATAGTAGTATAGCACTACGTAAACGAAAAGTTCAGGCGTCAGCAAGAACAGCTGTACCTTTTTTGGAGACGGTGCAAGAACGATACGGCGATTATGAGACATATTCTACTACTATGAATACGGCACGACAAAATTTGTCACACACATAAGACCGAATTCTTCGAGGagcaaataaagaaatacaatTCTTTAATGTGAAGTTTTCTTTGCGTCTTCCCTTGGGTTCTGAGTCTGCCTCTCGCTTGCTAAACTGCTCTAATCATGAAGAGCGTAATCAAAGGGCGGGACTTTGTGGGCCGGCGCTAACATTAGTGAACGACGTATCTTCTCGTGAAGTTTAcaatctggggccctataacgtaaacctattccaatgtgtttttattccaatctcctgacgtcaaatttgtgcaaccgccgacgcaagcatcgagtgGTCACGCTGgtctctgaacagaccaatcaaacgctctcctcgttcataggaggccagttttgtttgcttgaaaaacgaacaacatggcgtacactgagtggcttgtcttatgtaattggctcacaagaggcgaggagcacgctcaagtggagagggattcaatagggccgagccactgcaccgaaaatcgataaccggatgaagagggtggtgccggcatctgcgatttgtccgctttgccttacttagcttgcggtggctcgtcaacaatcgcggcggcatgcaaaggaagcataagaatggcgttaaaacggatcctcagcaaaagaGAGTAGGCAGAAAgaggtcgtaaacgggccgaaaatgctcgaaaatgttacacggccacgtagaaagttttattacacgcaacgAAAACCATGCtcttcgacaggtgcgagtagccagtgcctgagcgatcggcggcagccaccttttattcctttcggaaaggggcagcctgcggctattcagaagaaaattcagttttgttcggcatattaatgcatcttgatCGCGTACACGTTTCTTTGACGCGGTgggtttttgcggttttgtgacgtcgcgtgagagtcAGGTGAAGTTAGCGCAGCCCGAATACTTTTAaccaatggccgagggctaatggcgaagaggcgtcgaatcagaaataaatatttttcttttgctcggtcaaattatgcataatccatgtgtacacgttatatcagatggggagctatcgcggttttcttgacgtcgcgtAAAAGACATGTCAAAGGGGGTAGTCCAAAAAGTTTtggaccaatcgcggaaggctgattgcaaaattggaatagaaatgttttggaatagttttgcgttatagcgcccctggtctaTGACGAGAGCCGTTTCTGGAGGCAGTGCAATCAAACGCGTGCGTGGTGCAATGCTCACAATTCTATCGCATTGCAGTCGCTTGCGTATAGCGTGCGAACGTGGCTTTTTTGatgtttgttttccttttctagTAGTTTGTCTTAGCTGATTAGCAGAGTAGACAGACCGAGGGATTTCTCACTCAGCTGTCGCACTCTCGAAGGATTTAAAACAAAAACAGCTTTCGTTTTGGCTTACAGTGGTTTGAGGAAGAAGGGCTTGCATAGGAGCACCGGTTTACACGTCGCAAAATGTTATCTGTGTAGGTAGGCGCTACctctaaattaaattatggggttttacgtgccaaaaccactttctgattatgaggcacgccgtagtggaggactccggaaattttcaccacctggggttccttaacgggcacctaaatttaAACACACGAGTGTTCATTTTCGCagttcgcctccatcgaaacgcggtcgccgtggccgggattcgatcccgcgacctcgcgcgcagcagcccaacaccatagccactgagcaaccgcggcctGTAGGCGCTATCTCTAAGGAAAATAAGTTACAACACCTTGACTAAAAGGTGATGTCATTGCAGTGGGCGTACACGCATTAAACGTCAACCGTTGTTTGGCACTTCTCTGCAGTGTGGAATACATCTGCTTCGCGAGACCAAAAATGCCTCTGTATTTAGATTCTCTTAGACCCCATTGCTGGTATGGATATAGAAGTATGTGAAGTCATTACGATCATTCTCTTCGTTTTACGTATAATAAAAAAGATAACTTGACTCAGTGTCATGCATTGCTTTAGCAGAAAAATTGTCGCGACACACACGGCTTCAACGCTCatctaaataaataaacgtgTTATTTTGTTATTATGAAATTACCTAACTCTAATACATTTACGATTCACACACTTTTACAAAAGTGAGCATCGCGGAGAGCATTTGAGCAATCCCACAGAGGTGTGGCTCTGCATAATAGGAGTTATCCAAACGTGATATGCGCGTTTTCAGTGTCTTGAAAacttaataaaacaacaatattAGGTTCACAACTTATGTGTAAAATGTTAGTAGTGTTGTGCAGGTAGACTTTGAAGTATAGGGCCCTCAAGGGGTTAAAAGATATTGCTAAAATGTTGTTGCCTTTTTGCAGGCCTTCATAAATTAAACAAATGCTTACAAACGTTTTCCACTACCCCCGCAACAAGTGAAGCAGGGCTAGCTACAAACATTGCAAATCCCTACTGCATActcgttttcttccttttttcatgcGTATGTTGAGATTCGTCGTAGGCTTGCCTGATCTCCTTATAATCTCAACCAGGCACCTTCTTTATAATATTTTGAGAGGATAAGGGCACGCGATGGGTGTTGTATAGGCGAAGTTTAAAGATAGACGTTCATTACAGTCCGAGCAAAACTATAGCTTGAAAGCACGCCAGAACAAAACAAGTCTGGCTTAACAACGAAGCATAATTTCGCCCTCAGTTTAAGCGAACCATAAATCCCATAGACATTGAATTTTGCGAAAATGATAGGAACAGTTTGGCTTATATACATGACAGAAAACTAGGTCTGAATTTTTAAAGTCTGGACTTTTAAAGCGTTTCTATTATATATAACTATCGCTTGAACCATGAATGAAAGTTAGCGTGGCGGGAGAATACCGGAACGACAAGAGGGCTTCCTAGTCGACATCGCGCCAAGAGCGGCTGCGTATCAGTGTATTTCGCCATTTATTCCGGTGTCATTACGTCGCACGCAGGTGATGCCCGAAATCAGAAATTAGTTGAAGAACCTCCTCATTTTCCCGGAATTTTTGGAATGGCGATCAGGGGAAGGGAATTGCTCTGTTACGATTGTTCCCGGCAGGGTATCAAACCACATGCAAAAAACGTGTGGCACATATATAATCGACGGCCCGTTAATGAcgggatgatgacgatgattctGCACTTTGCATCGTTAGACCTGCTAACATTAGTGACGAGGAGGGTTGCACATCTATGATCTTGCCAAAGGAGTCGGTGGCATTCCGACCTTATCGCATATTTAGCGGTAGTAACTACACAATAATATTGAGCTATTTCGTCCACCCAACCTGTCTTGGAATGCGTTACTTCATCCTATTTTTTTGGAAAAATGGGTCCTAGAACTTACAAAGATATCTACCGTAAAAATTATGCAAAAGAAATTGAAATACGAGGCTGAATATTTGAATGCCGCAAACGCCAAATTTGAGCACGTTCAATGAAGTGAAAGAGAAAATAACTTGCATAGACAAATTCTTGCGCTGTTGTGTAGGTGGATAACATTCATATCACCACGTTCTTTTAAGTGCTGCTCATAATTTTCCCCACGGTGATAAACTTTTCAAATCTCATTCGTTAATTTAGACATGCCACCGTAGACTCAACCACCTCGGTGTACGAGAGACAAGCGGTTGCCCGGATGGCTGTTTATGTGTCATCAGAGCACCCAACCATGTCGACAACGCAAACGGGACTTGCTATGAACTAATGCCCACCACGACCACCAAGACCGCCACAACAAGCGGAACCTCCTCGTTGGAGGACCAAGAATAATGCCGGTGAAAGCAATGTGATGACGACCAACGAACTATGTTTATAACGAAATAAGCATAGAGAAAGGCGCTTCATTTGTTTGGAATGGAATAAAAATCTTATAAGCAGCATTTTTCCTTATTTATGGAGTATACTCTACGTTGACTGTGCATTCGGTTGTCCCCGTTGTTAAACACGGCGTTTTTATACCTGGACAACTACCTTGCACTTTTTTTGCTCTTTACTGGACAGTATAGAAATTGGTgagagaaaattgcacaaacaggcctggagtgcggcctgatcccggtgaccagaaccggtaacgcactctctcaccagagcaggattggccaccctggtgcagtacttggccacaacctcc is a window from the Dermacentor variabilis isolate Ectoservices chromosome 3, ASM5094787v1, whole genome shotgun sequence genome containing:
- the LOC142575992 gene encoding complement inhibitor RaCI6-like; translated protein: MTAIKGLVFVLLIVSALLINGCCSYRNYLQDYMDYKDENMTTTVNTEYQCKNATCHRRLNHLGVRETSGCPDGCLCVIRAPNHVDNANGTCYELMPTTTTKTATTSGTSSLEDQE